The Halalkalibacter krulwichiae genome has a segment encoding these proteins:
- a CDS encoding MATE family efflux transporter yields MGEVTLAVTTILLQIHYIMAYLLGGFANAPSILVGRAVGGNQLSLYKRSFILSAQWGFVSAIVLLLCMVLFGEIIVSFFTNISEVKVTALAFIFWMMIFPFFGFWALQFRRHSLRCNRGWSDQGLRCVSACCVCTSTLNVCQNHGVWLSFVLFSLARSFFNLCMCRS; encoded by the coding sequence ATGGGAGAAGTTACGCTTGCAGTAACTACGATATTATTGCAGATTCACTATATCATGGCCTACTTGTTAGGTGGCTTTGCCAATGCACCAAGTATTCTTGTTGGGAGAGCTGTGGGTGGAAACCAATTATCTTTATATAAACGGTCATTTATTTTATCAGCACAATGGGGATTTGTTTCAGCTATAGTATTGTTATTATGCATGGTACTTTTTGGAGAGATAATTGTTTCTTTCTTTACAAACATTTCAGAAGTAAAGGTAACAGCTTTAGCCTTTATTTTCTGGATGATGATATTTCCTTTCTTTGGTTTTTGGGCGCTTCAATTTAGAAGGCATTCTCTCAGGTGCAACAGAGGCTGGTCCGATCAGGGACTCCGTTGTGTTAGCGCTTGTTGTGTCTGTACTAGCACTTTGAATGTTTGTCAAAACCATGGAGTTTGGCTATCTTTTGTATTATTTAGTTTAGCGAGATCGTTTTTTAATTTATGTATGTGCCGAAGTTAA
- a CDS encoding ABC transporter ATP-binding protein encodes MTLLVQNVSKQFFKNMKVLKDLSFQLEKGECVGIVGESGSGKSTLARVLLGLEPYQQGLITFNGNVIPPKKPTQLRQFRKKVQMIFQDSSNTLNPKLPIWKSVTEPLDNYKEVTPSFIQLKGLSKKNVAEKLLQSVGLEKQLAYRNPGSLSGGQKQRVNIARAISIEPELLICDEPTASLDVMLQVQILHLLKDLQKRSNMAILFISHDLRAVTFICQRVIVLKKGVMVDQFNIKDLYQKERHPYTKALIQAAQTE; translated from the coding sequence ATGACTTTACTCGTACAAAATGTATCTAAACAATTTTTTAAGAACATGAAAGTATTAAAAGACCTCTCTTTTCAATTGGAGAAAGGAGAGTGTGTAGGAATTGTCGGAGAAAGTGGCAGTGGCAAAAGTACATTAGCGAGAGTCTTGCTTGGCTTAGAGCCTTATCAACAAGGTCTGATTACTTTCAATGGTAACGTAATCCCTCCAAAGAAACCGACTCAATTACGTCAATTTAGAAAGAAGGTTCAGATGATTTTCCAAGATTCTTCAAATACTTTAAATCCTAAACTCCCGATTTGGAAAAGCGTAACAGAACCTCTAGATAATTATAAGGAAGTTACACCTTCTTTCATCCAATTAAAAGGACTTTCAAAAAAAAACGTTGCAGAAAAGTTACTACAAAGCGTTGGGTTAGAAAAGCAGCTGGCCTATCGGAATCCAGGAAGCTTAAGTGGTGGACAAAAGCAGAGAGTCAATATTGCTAGAGCTATCAGTATTGAACCAGAACTGTTAATTTGTGATGAGCCTACTGCAAGTTTAGATGTTATGCTTCAAGTTCAGATTTTACATTTGCTGAAAGACCTTCAGAAACGATCGAATATGGCGATATTGTTTATTTCGCATGATTTAAGAGCGGTCACGTTTATATGTCAAAGAGTGATTGTCTTAAAAAAAGGTGTAATGGTTGATCAATTCAACATAAAAGACCTTTACCAAAAGGAGCGCCACCCTTATACAAAGGCATTAATTCAAGCAGCTCAAACTGAATAA
- a CDS encoding ABC transporter ATP-binding protein, protein MNELLLSIQDLKIINRSEESHLLKKVHLEIKKGEIVGLIGESGSGKSLTAKAIMRLLSQDLKAKGQILFKNEDISKWTSRTHRKKLGNEIGYIFQDYRSSFTPYIKIGKQIVETICAHQKIRKKEAQDLAIQSLHIMGLDSKRVYQSYSFQLSGGQVQRAAIAMALALKPALLICDEITTALDVLNGEKVLHYLDQLRNETGCSVLMITHDLTKAYKWTDRMYVMQQGEIVEEGLPEEIRCHHKHPYTKKLCSCLLALPEDPSIKKERLVTI, encoded by the coding sequence GTGAATGAACTATTACTATCAATTCAAGATTTAAAGATTATAAATCGTTCAGAAGAAAGCCACCTTTTGAAAAAGGTTCATTTAGAAATAAAGAAAGGAGAAATCGTCGGGCTAATTGGAGAAAGTGGCAGTGGCAAAAGTTTGACAGCGAAAGCGATAATGAGGCTTCTCTCACAAGATTTGAAGGCAAAAGGTCAAATCTTATTCAAAAATGAAGATATATCAAAATGGACTTCAAGGACACATCGAAAGAAACTTGGAAATGAAATTGGTTATATCTTTCAAGACTATCGAAGTAGCTTTACTCCTTATATAAAAATCGGGAAGCAAATTGTAGAAACAATATGTGCGCATCAAAAAATCAGAAAAAAAGAGGCACAAGATCTAGCTATACAGTCTCTTCATATAATGGGATTAGATTCAAAACGGGTTTATCAAAGTTATTCATTCCAACTTAGTGGTGGACAGGTTCAACGTGCTGCTATTGCAATGGCGTTAGCATTAAAACCAGCTTTACTCATTTGTGACGAAATAACGACGGCATTGGACGTACTTAATGGTGAAAAAGTGTTACATTATCTTGATCAACTTCGAAATGAAACTGGCTGTTCTGTGCTAATGATTACACATGATTTGACCAAGGCGTATAAATGGACTGATCGTATGTATGTCATGCAGCAGGGTGAGATCGTAGAAGAAGGTTTACCAGAAGAAATTCGTTGTCATCATAAGCATCCTTATACAAAAAAGCTTTGTTCTTGTTTACTTGCTTTGCCTGAAGATCCATCAATTAAAAAGGAGAGGTTGGTTACGATATGA
- the nikC gene encoding nickel transporter permease, whose product MDTTIIKSRRFITNPNMSIGLILAIVLVCIMFFGESLIRHDPFQIDMNNRLQGASLIHWLGTDQLGRDVFSRIVYGAKLTIGLGIVAIVMAVMIGIPIGLFSGYLGGRIDAFFMRVIDGVLAFPDFILAIAIAGILGPSLTNIVIAIVLVRWIVYARVVRGLVLAEKEKEYVQVSKISYSSSLKTIRMHIVPQIIPDIIVMATIDVGKVILLISALSYIGLGAQPPLPEWGAMLNDGRTYFQVEPTLMIYPGLAIMITVLCCNLLGDGLKSYFDIRN is encoded by the coding sequence ATGGATACAACGATAATAAAAAGTAGGCGTTTCATTACTAATCCAAACATGAGTATAGGACTCATATTGGCAATCGTACTTGTATGCATAATGTTCTTTGGTGAATCGCTTATACGTCATGATCCCTTCCAAATCGATATGAATAATCGGCTCCAAGGTGCATCATTGATTCATTGGCTCGGTACCGATCAATTAGGACGGGATGTCTTTTCTCGAATCGTTTACGGTGCAAAGCTCACGATAGGACTGGGGATAGTTGCGATAGTAATGGCCGTTATGATAGGTATTCCAATAGGTCTTTTTTCAGGTTATTTAGGCGGTAGAATAGATGCTTTTTTTATGCGGGTGATTGATGGTGTTCTTGCTTTTCCAGATTTTATTTTGGCGATTGCCATAGCTGGCATCTTGGGGCCAAGCTTAACGAATATTGTCATTGCAATTGTTTTGGTAAGGTGGATCGTTTATGCACGTGTTGTCCGCGGGTTAGTTCTTGCTGAAAAAGAAAAAGAGTATGTACAAGTATCAAAGATTTCCTATTCGAGCTCACTTAAAACCATTCGAATGCACATAGTGCCGCAAATAATACCAGATATAATTGTCATGGCTACAATTGATGTTGGTAAAGTTATTCTGCTTATTTCTGCATTATCTTATATTGGTCTAGGTGCGCAGCCACCCCTTCCAGAATGGGGAGCAATGCTAAATGATGGTCGTACCTATTTTCAAGTTGAACCTACTTTAATGATTTACCCAGGGTTGGCAATTATGATTACAGTTCTATGTTGTAACCTGCTTGGCGATGGGTTGAAGAGCTACTTTGACATCCGTAATTAG
- the nikB gene encoding nickel ABC transporter permease produces the protein MRSILSIIGSRMIQLIIMILVLSFLTFLLMKVTPGDPIRSILKVDDIISTTTEEERLLGEYGFDQPIISQYKDWLLRAVQMDLGESIVAKKPVFEMIMNRLPATISLAVGGLVVLLIISVPLGILGAVFEGRWPDYLSRWVAMLGASIPSFWLGLLLIYVFSLKFNWLPVMGKGTWAHFVLPSITLGVAMAPMYIKLLRERLVATLQSSYIEAAKARGLRPGRILVFHALRGSLIPFVTMFGLSISSLLGGVTVIEILFSWPGMGELIVDAVMQRDYPVIQGYIMVVGLLVITCNLIVDLLYSIINPQIHQGKEVS, from the coding sequence ATGAGAAGTATTTTGTCTATTATAGGGTCGAGAATGATTCAATTAATAATCATGATTTTGGTTCTTTCTTTTCTAACCTTTTTGTTAATGAAGGTGACTCCTGGTGACCCAATAAGATCAATTTTAAAAGTAGACGATATTATTTCGACAACTACGGAAGAAGAAAGGTTGCTTGGGGAATATGGCTTTGATCAACCGATCATCTCCCAATATAAAGATTGGTTATTGAGGGCTGTTCAAATGGATCTCGGGGAATCCATCGTTGCGAAAAAACCCGTGTTCGAAATGATTATGAACAGATTGCCAGCAACCATTTCCTTAGCGGTAGGAGGTTTAGTCGTTCTATTAATCATTTCCGTTCCACTTGGAATACTGGGAGCTGTTTTTGAAGGGCGATGGCCAGACTATTTAAGCAGATGGGTGGCGATGTTAGGGGCCTCCATTCCTAGTTTTTGGCTTGGATTGTTGTTGATTTATGTTTTTTCATTAAAATTCAATTGGCTACCGGTTATGGGAAAAGGAACATGGGCCCATTTTGTATTGCCTTCCATTACACTTGGTGTTGCAATGGCTCCTATGTATATTAAGTTACTTCGTGAACGCTTAGTCGCAACATTACAAAGTTCTTACATAGAAGCGGCAAAAGCAAGGGGGTTAAGGCCTGGAAGAATTCTTGTTTTTCATGCCCTAAGAGGAAGTCTTATACCATTCGTAACGATGTTTGGGTTGAGTATTAGTAGTTTGCTAGGTGGGGTTACTGTTATTGAGATTCTGTTTTCATGGCCAGGCATGGGAGAGTTGATTGTAGATGCAGTTATGCAGCGAGATTATCCCGTTATCCAAGGGTACATTATGGTTGTTGGTCTATTAGTAATTACTTGTAATCTTATTGTGGATTTACTATATAGCATTATAAATCCCCAAATTCATCAAGGAAAGGAAGTAAGCTAA
- a CDS encoding ABC transporter substrate-binding protein produces MFNKHVILYLLVATILMMMVGCNNKNETVSHPESTSSDVKSITLLFSFASATIDPHQDWMGVRAGIAETLVKVDEDLAIKPWVAESWKQIDEKTWTFTIREGVTFHDGTKVDGKAVKASFERLIKVNNAISSNLKIESMEAEGQEITFVTTEEYPSFLSELVHTNTSIIKADTENSSERPIATGPFKVVDFKTEAEIQLESYDDYWDGVANIDEVTVKFNSDGNVRALALQSGEADIAYHLPPETLAPIEESDQLRVESVPSLRVHFILYNALKPTLQDKNVRKAIDLLVNRPVAVSEIMNGHATAANGPFNLNFEFSSNEEPQLYDPAQAEQLLHEAGYKQNENGKLEKDGKILELTLATFQGRPELPLMAQYLQAEAAAIGVTINIVTVENIDSYLWDQQDQWDIVTYSNLTAPRETAGIF; encoded by the coding sequence ATGTTCAATAAGCATGTAATTTTATATTTACTTGTTGCGACTATTCTAATGATGATGGTAGGTTGCAATAATAAAAATGAAACAGTCTCACATCCTGAATCTACTTCTTCGGACGTTAAGTCTATCACTCTATTGTTTAGTTTTGCATCTGCAACCATTGATCCTCATCAAGATTGGATGGGAGTACGAGCAGGGATTGCAGAAACGCTCGTAAAGGTGGATGAGGATTTAGCGATCAAGCCATGGGTCGCAGAATCGTGGAAGCAAATAGATGAGAAAACCTGGACGTTTACGATAAGGGAAGGAGTTACTTTTCACGATGGAACAAAGGTTGATGGGAAAGCTGTAAAAGCTTCGTTCGAACGACTGATCAAAGTTAACAATGCCATTTCGTCAAATTTAAAAATTGAATCGATGGAAGCCGAAGGGCAAGAGATTACATTTGTTACAACAGAAGAGTATCCCTCTTTTCTATCTGAACTTGTACATACAAATACGTCTATTATTAAAGCTGATACAGAAAATAGTAGTGAAAGACCTATTGCAACTGGTCCATTTAAAGTTGTGGACTTTAAAACAGAAGCTGAAATACAGCTTGAAAGCTATGATGATTATTGGGATGGTGTTGCCAATATTGATGAAGTAACAGTGAAATTCAACTCTGATGGAAATGTTCGAGCTCTAGCCTTGCAATCAGGTGAAGCGGATATTGCTTATCATTTACCTCCAGAAACGTTAGCACCTATTGAAGAAAGCGATCAACTACGAGTTGAATCAGTTCCTAGTTTACGTGTTCACTTTATTCTTTATAATGCTCTAAAACCTACTCTACAGGATAAAAATGTTCGTAAAGCAATTGATTTACTAGTGAATCGTCCTGTTGCAGTGAGTGAAATCATGAATGGTCATGCAACTGCCGCGAATGGACCATTCAATTTGAATTTTGAATTTTCAAGTAATGAAGAGCCGCAACTTTATGATCCAGCTCAAGCAGAGCAATTGTTACATGAAGCTGGCTATAAACAAAACGAAAATGGCAAGCTTGAAAAAGACGGAAAGATTCTCGAGTTAACGTTAGCGACTTTTCAAGGGCGTCCAGAACTACCGTTAATGGCACAATACTTACAAGCAGAAGCTGCCGCAATAGGGGTTACGATCAATATTGTGACAGTTGAAAATATTGATAGTTATTTGTGGGATCAACAAGATCAATGGGATATAGTCACATACTCAAACTTAACAGCCCCTAGGGAGACGGCGGGTATTTTCTAA
- a CDS encoding TetR/AcrR family transcriptional regulator, giving the protein MQVEKSVKKDQSKRGRPLDLSRNKVILEATLDLLAQTGYDALTIEAVANYAKVGKATIYRRWSSKVDLVIDAASLINPNETLLERVDRSQGLREQLIQLICISFQHEQKVHQHALSAIGAAMAHNKELEEKLHIDINRRHQKAIKTIISPFLKEGHHLNTKDLELLSDLGPALFIYRSFGVHKPFNKEYIEQIIDKLMLPMLETVIK; this is encoded by the coding sequence GTGCAGGTAGAGAAATCTGTAAAGAAAGATCAATCAAAACGTGGTAGGCCTCTAGACTTGTCACGCAACAAAGTAATCTTAGAAGCCACTTTGGATTTGCTAGCACAAACAGGCTATGACGCTTTGACGATTGAAGCGGTAGCTAACTATGCGAAAGTAGGAAAAGCTACGATCTATCGTAGATGGTCTTCGAAAGTAGATCTAGTTATTGATGCTGCATCGTTAATCAATCCAAATGAAACATTGTTAGAAAGAGTAGATAGAAGCCAAGGTCTACGAGAACAATTGATTCAACTGATTTGTATTAGTTTTCAACATGAACAAAAGGTTCATCAGCATGCGCTTTCAGCTATTGGAGCAGCGATGGCTCATAACAAAGAGTTGGAGGAGAAGCTGCATATTGATATAAACCGTCGTCATCAAAAAGCGATTAAAACGATCATTTCACCTTTTTTAAAAGAAGGCCACCATCTTAATACGAAAGATTTAGAATTGCTTTCCGATTTAGGACCTGCTTTGTTCATTTATCGTTCTTTTGGTGTTCATAAACCGTTTAATAAAGAATATATCGAACAAATTATTGATAAATTAATGTTACCTATGCTTGAAACAGTAATTAAGTAA
- a CDS encoding MDR family MFS transporter, with amino-acid sequence MALTAIEQPTNSNHKSDIKVLPLLAVLLSGAFVAILSETILNVALNAIMVDYAVASSTAQWLVTGYMLVIGTLIPISAYFMQRFTTRQLFITAMSLFTIGTIISGVSPVFSILLVGRLTQAVGTAIMIPLLTNIILTVIPIERRGAAMGMLGLVIMFAPAIGPTVSGLIVENLTWRWLFYLITPISLLSLLFGIKVLQNVSETTRPKLDLLSFLFSTVGFGGIVFGFSAAGKGDASFSDPLVASALIIGFSSLLLFSWRQLKLETPLLDIRVFRYPMFLIGLLMVMLVMMTMFAMMLVMPIYMQGALLFSAVTAGLIMLPGGLLNGAMSPFMGRLFDKLGPRPLLIPGTIILAIIVFTYRFTTPGIAVEFVVIQQMILMAAVAMIMMPAQTNGLNQLPVQLYPHGTAIMNTLMQVSGAIGAALFISVMENGQQKYLSNLGIDNPTAEQAIEALTYGSQQSFSTGFILACVAIVLSLFVYRSTQVAK; translated from the coding sequence ATGGCTCTTACAGCAATAGAACAGCCAACTAATTCCAATCACAAATCAGATATAAAAGTACTGCCACTACTTGCAGTCCTATTATCTGGTGCTTTTGTCGCTATATTAAGCGAAACTATATTAAACGTTGCCTTGAATGCGATAATGGTAGATTATGCGGTTGCTTCAAGTACTGCCCAATGGCTTGTCACTGGATATATGCTTGTCATAGGGACACTGATTCCAATCTCCGCTTATTTTATGCAACGATTTACAACACGCCAACTGTTTATAACTGCTATGTCGTTATTCACAATTGGAACAATCATTTCTGGAGTTAGCCCAGTATTTTCTATCCTACTTGTTGGTAGATTAACGCAAGCGGTCGGAACAGCGATCATGATTCCACTTTTAACAAACATCATCCTAACAGTGATTCCAATTGAGCGACGTGGTGCGGCAATGGGCATGTTAGGATTAGTAATTATGTTTGCGCCAGCGATTGGTCCTACTGTATCTGGATTGATTGTAGAAAACCTAACATGGCGTTGGTTATTCTATTTAATTACACCAATCTCTTTATTATCATTATTATTTGGCATAAAAGTCTTACAAAATGTGTCTGAAACAACTCGACCGAAACTCGATCTTTTATCTTTTCTCTTCTCTACAGTCGGTTTTGGAGGAATCGTCTTTGGCTTTAGTGCTGCCGGAAAGGGAGATGCATCTTTTTCTGATCCACTAGTTGCTTCAGCATTAATCATCGGTTTTAGCTCTCTACTTCTTTTCAGTTGGCGCCAATTGAAGCTTGAGACACCATTACTTGATATCCGCGTATTCCGTTATCCGATGTTCTTAATCGGACTGCTAATGGTGATGCTAGTAATGATGACGATGTTCGCAATGATGCTCGTCATGCCAATCTATATGCAAGGGGCCTTATTATTTAGTGCTGTTACAGCTGGCCTTATTATGCTTCCAGGAGGTCTTTTAAATGGTGCAATGTCTCCTTTTATGGGACGTCTGTTTGACAAACTAGGCCCTCGTCCTTTATTAATTCCTGGAACGATCATCCTTGCAATCATTGTCTTCACCTATCGATTCACCACTCCAGGGATCGCCGTTGAATTTGTCGTTATACAGCAAATGATTCTAATGGCAGCTGTTGCGATGATTATGATGCCTGCACAAACGAATGGATTAAATCAACTACCTGTTCAGCTCTATCCACATGGAACAGCGATTATGAATACACTCATGCAGGTCTCAGGTGCTATCGGAGCGGCACTATTCATTTCCGTAATGGAAAATGGACAACAGAAATATCTCTCCAATTTAGGAATTGACAATCCGACAGCCGAACAAGCAATTGAAGCGTTAACTTATGGCTCTCAACAGTCATTTTCCACTGGCTTCATCCTTGCCTGTGTTGCCATTGTTCTTTCTCTATTTGTATATCGAAGTACTCAAGTTGCGAAGTAA
- a CDS encoding S8 family serine peptidase produces MATMKQLIVGFKPRTRRSDCLKLHKKMKTRLINEIKEMGIHVVTVPNNELRSCLSNYASSRDVLFVEEDHLIQVEPVTNTTALSSLEKVRSTVATNDPLLESQWGLAIVNAQGAWELARVSPISARIAILDTGVNHDHPDLRER; encoded by the coding sequence ATGGCTACAATGAAGCAACTAATCGTTGGCTTTAAGCCCAGGACAAGAAGGTCTGATTGTTTGAAGTTACACAAGAAGATGAAGACTAGACTTATTAATGAAATTAAAGAAATGGGGATACATGTTGTCACAGTACCAAATAACGAGTTGAGATCGTGCCTTTCCAATTATGCCTCCTCTCGAGATGTCCTATTTGTAGAGGAAGATCACCTGATCCAAGTTGAACCGGTTACGAATACGACAGCATTATCTTCATTGGAAAAAGTAAGAAGCACTGTTGCTACGAACGATCCATTATTAGAAAGCCAATGGGGATTAGCAATTGTTAACGCACAAGGAGCATGGGAGTTGGCACGTGTTTCTCCTATCTCAGCTAGGATTGCTATTCTTGATACAGGTGTTAATCATGATCATCCAGACTTGAGGGAAAGATAG
- a CDS encoding S8 family serine peptidase yields the protein MAGIAATVTNNENGIAGMSYNSAAIMNIKVLGDSGGGTLSNVAEGIIYATNQGAHVINLSLGSQTSNETLRSAINYAYNNGVLLVGAAGNNGADTPHFPAAFEQVLAVAAVNQSNEIAPFSNYGPWVEVAAPGNEILSTFPQQTGEPMTGYRVASGTSQAAPFISGLAGLIKATNPVLTNGQIRSIIQRSAIRTISGGTIRFGRIDAMRAIQLTRDAISQRQIHNFPPVWLNTKNAN from the coding sequence GTGGCAGGCATTGCTGCAACCGTAACGAACAACGAAAACGGAATCGCAGGGATGAGTTATAATTCGGCTGCTATTATGAATATAAAAGTTTTAGGAGACTCAGGAGGCGGGACGCTCAGTAATGTCGCCGAGGGAATCATTTACGCCACAAATCAAGGAGCTCATGTCATCAACCTGAGTCTAGGTTCACAGACTAGTAACGAAACGCTTAGAAGTGCGATTAATTATGCATATAATAATGGAGTATTACTTGTAGGGGCAGCAGGCAATAACGGTGCAGACACCCCACATTTTCCAGCAGCATTTGAACAAGTACTCGCGGTAGCCGCCGTAAACCAAAGCAATGAAATTGCACCATTCTCTAACTATGGGCCCTGGGTGGAAGTGGCTGCACCAGGGAATGAGATTCTATCAACCTTTCCTCAACAGACAGGAGAACCTATGACGGGCTATAGAGTGGCATCAGGTACGTCACAAGCCGCTCCTTTTATTAGTGGGCTAGCAGGTTTAATTAAAGCGACGAACCCCGTCTTAACGAATGGGCAAATCAGATCGATCATTCAGCGCTCTGCAATTAGAACCATTTCAGGAGGAACAATTCGTTTTGGAAGAATCGATGCTATGAGAGCCATTCAGCTCACTCGAGATGCTATAAGTCAACGGCAAATACACAACTTTCCACCTGTATGGTTGAATACTAAAAACGCTAACTGA
- a CDS encoding CAP domain-containing protein — protein sequence MKKLVVTAFLVSSLVAVNFSGQVEASEKIQVKTFHVSDFDQEKVEKWYNELFQSYVNQFNELKNKQGEVVVEEAESEAGSTSQIEKPVTDEEQQTDVTQEEQQMIDLVNQERVEQGLSPLEVNEQLTEVARVKAQDMIDNQYFSHQSPTYGSPFDMLTQFNVSYRTAGENLAGNQTVEAAHQALMNSDGHRANILSSEFGEVGIGIVEGGPYGKMFVQLFKD from the coding sequence ATGAAAAAATTAGTCGTAACAGCTTTTCTTGTTTCTTCTTTAGTTGCTGTAAATTTCAGTGGACAAGTTGAAGCAAGTGAAAAAATTCAAGTTAAAACATTTCATGTGAGTGATTTTGATCAAGAGAAAGTAGAAAAATGGTATAACGAATTATTTCAATCATATGTAAACCAATTTAATGAACTGAAAAACAAACAAGGTGAGGTTGTTGTTGAGGAAGCTGAATCTGAAGCTGGTTCTACGAGCCAGATAGAGAAGCCTGTAACAGATGAAGAGCAGCAAACAGATGTAACACAAGAAGAACAGCAAATGATTGATCTAGTTAATCAAGAAAGAGTTGAGCAGGGCTTATCTCCTTTAGAAGTTAATGAACAATTAACGGAAGTTGCTAGAGTGAAAGCACAAGATATGATTGATAATCAATACTTTTCCCATCAATCGCCAACATACGGATCACCTTTTGATATGTTAACTCAATTTAATGTAAGCTATCGCACAGCTGGAGAAAATCTAGCAGGAAATCAGACAGTGGAAGCAGCACATCAAGCATTAATGAATTCTGATGGCCATAGAGCGAATATTCTCAGTTCGGAGTTTGGTGAAGTAGGGATCGGTATCGTTGAAGGTGGACCATACGGAAAAATGTTTGTCCAGCTATTTAAAGATTAA
- a CDS encoding peroxiredoxin family protein translates to MKLKNKKNFIVILFLIGLIGWGIIDQRREPSKDFITEITIEGLEVGIKQGNLAPDFELETIEGQSLKLSDFKGEKVILNLWATWCPPCRAEMPHMQDFYERYKDEGVTILAVNLTTQERNSKDVTPFVYDEFKLTFPVFLDVDGDIGAMYQAYSIPTTYMIDTQGIIQNKMIGPMSYEMIESMINDMN, encoded by the coding sequence TTGAAGTTGAAAAATAAGAAGAATTTTATTGTGATCTTATTTCTAATTGGCTTAATTGGATGGGGAATTATAGATCAAAGACGAGAACCTTCAAAAGATTTTATTACCGAAATAACGATAGAAGGCCTAGAAGTAGGAATTAAGCAAGGTAATCTGGCCCCGGACTTTGAATTAGAGACGATAGAGGGTCAATCATTAAAACTTTCTGACTTCAAAGGAGAGAAGGTCATTCTAAACTTGTGGGCAACGTGGTGCCCGCCTTGTCGTGCAGAAATGCCGCACATGCAAGATTTTTATGAGCGCTATAAAGATGAGGGAGTGACAATATTAGCTGTAAATCTAACAACTCAAGAGAGAAATTCGAAAGACGTTACACCATTTGTATATGATGAGTTTAAGTTAACCTTTCCAGTATTTTTAGATGTAGATGGTGACATTGGAGCAATGTATCAAGCTTATTCAATTCCAACAACTTACATGATTGATACTCAAGGAATCATTCAAAATAAAATGATTGGACCTATGTCATACGAAATGATTGAATCAATGATTAATGATATGAATTGA
- a CDS encoding 3'-5' exonuclease, protein MTRQVKQYIFFDFEMLCSKDGMSFESMEAIRLGAVKYDLATEEITTFDRYIKPVSTKPLSNFCKELTGIRDEDLVTEASFDIVFQEFLTWIGGVKKSRFFSWSPSDLSRLKIDAKAHNISCKTIKKIEMRYVDFQEIFTKRVSKTNASVESALQLYGLHFIGAKHNPMYDAFNTLRIYLTFLHQPLATDLIMLRTFIFEDGDLLIERINTELHQKLSEDLSSLFSQGDVYKMKDATKLVKKARNLVKKYNNILINRSKLFNKENLTLVEHLIEFYQELVHVYEEHRKYSSKIIILDQSFSHSIS, encoded by the coding sequence ATGACTAGACAAGTCAAACAATATATTTTTTTCGATTTTGAGATGCTCTGTTCAAAAGATGGAATGAGTTTTGAATCAATGGAAGCAATTCGCTTAGGAGCAGTGAAATACGATTTAGCCACAGAAGAAATTACTACTTTTGACCGATATATTAAACCAGTTTCAACTAAGCCTTTAAGTAATTTCTGTAAAGAGCTAACTGGAATTCGTGACGAGGATTTAGTTACAGAAGCTTCTTTCGATATAGTTTTCCAAGAATTTCTCACTTGGATAGGTGGTGTAAAAAAATCCCGCTTTTTTTCTTGGTCACCAAGTGATTTATCTCGTTTAAAGATAGATGCAAAAGCACACAACATTTCATGTAAAACGATAAAGAAAATTGAAATGAGATATGTTGATTTTCAAGAAATCTTTACGAAACGCGTATCAAAAACGAATGCATCTGTTGAATCTGCCTTGCAATTATACGGTTTACATTTCATCGGAGCAAAGCATAATCCGATGTACGATGCCTTCAATACATTGCGAATCTATTTAACTTTCTTACATCAACCTCTAGCAACCGATTTAATTATGCTTAGAACTTTCATTTTTGAAGATGGTGATTTGTTAATAGAACGAATCAATACAGAGCTTCATCAAAAGCTTAGCGAAGACCTTTCTTCTCTTTTTTCACAAGGTGATGTTTACAAAATGAAAGACGCTACTAAACTAGTTAAAAAGGCAAGAAATCTTGTAAAGAAATACAATAATATCTTAATTAACCGTTCAAAATTATTTAATAAAGAAAACTTAACATTAGTCGAACATTTAATCGAATTCTATCAAGAACTCGTACATGTTTATGAAGAGCACAGAAAATACTCTTCTAAAATTATCATTCTTGATCAATCATTTTCACATTCAATAAGTTAA